In Deinococcus sp. QL22, the following are encoded in one genomic region:
- a CDS encoding PolC-type DNA polymerase III, with the protein MNVVVFDLETTGLSPERDGIVEIGAVRIVDGRVDESQKFETLVRPTTESGSTLQIPWRAQQVHGISDAMVRSAPTIAQALPDFLAFVGESPVVAHNAPFDNGFVRVAARRAGLTWAPPTEYCTVQLSRRAFPRERAHNLGVLAERLNLTFAEGGRHRSFGDVQVTAQAFVQLMERLKVGSR; encoded by the coding sequence ATGAACGTTGTCGTGTTTGACCTTGAGACCACTGGCCTGTCGCCCGAACGGGACGGCATCGTAGAAATCGGTGCGGTGAGAATCGTAGACGGGCGCGTGGATGAGAGCCAGAAGTTTGAAACGTTGGTGCGGCCCACCACTGAAAGCGGCAGCACCTTGCAGATTCCGTGGCGGGCGCAGCAGGTTCACGGCATCTCGGACGCGATGGTCAGGAGTGCGCCCACCATCGCGCAGGCGCTCCCCGACTTTTTGGCCTTTGTGGGAGAGTCGCCTGTGGTGGCCCACAACGCGCCCTTCGACAACGGCTTTGTGCGTGTGGCGGCGCGTCGGGCGGGCCTGACCTGGGCACCTCCCACCGAATACTGCACCGTGCAGCTGTCACGCCGCGCCTTTCCCCGCGAACGCGCCCACAATTTAGGAGTGCTGGCCGAGCGCCTGAATCTGACTTTTGCCGAGGGAGGCCGCCACCGCTCATTCGGGGATGTGCAGGTGACGGCGCAGGCGTTCGTGCAACTGATGGAGCGGCTGAAGGTGGGGAGTCGGTAG